The following are encoded in a window of Methylocystis rosea genomic DNA:
- a CDS encoding ABC transporter permease, with protein MTKRHRSRFLLVRLGAQNVGRRLLRSLLLGLAVMIAVGVVFSGFVTGWSLREGILTTFSRMGADLLIVPHGALVNITSTLLTIQPTDLDLDAALGDKLRAVPGVAKVAAQHLIRASVEGRAINLIAYDQATDFTVESWLPAGERPVAATGGLLVGERVALKTGEALTICGRSLVVMGRLGRTGVGPFDESYFITFSALDELVAAAIRARPASVPVHPPATSPSEGVDATHHDHAAGRAECLPSIAQDRVSAFLLQLSPGASAEQARFAIGQIPAIKIVTGNPIFTAARQSLGSLFWGVAIFAGLLMLAIFFLVSLLFSAIVQERYREIGVLRAMGARPAQIISITLIEAGLITGFGGLLGVGAGFSLIFVFARSLGFYFSSLGVPFEAPPAGVIWIAAGAAALCGVTIGVGGAFVAAWRTRRLEPYAMIQMESAR; from the coding sequence ATGACGAAACGCCATCGCTCGCGCTTCCTGCTGGTGCGGCTCGGCGCTCAGAACGTCGGACGTCGGCTGCTGCGGAGCCTGTTGCTCGGCTTGGCGGTGATGATCGCCGTCGGCGTTGTCTTCTCCGGCTTTGTCACCGGCTGGTCGCTGCGGGAAGGAATTTTGACGACCTTTTCGCGAATGGGCGCCGATCTCCTTATCGTGCCGCATGGTGCCTTGGTGAACATCACCAGCACGTTGCTCACAATTCAGCCGACGGATCTCGATCTGGATGCTGCTCTGGGCGACAAGCTCAGAGCCGTTCCCGGCGTGGCGAAGGTCGCCGCGCAGCATCTCATCCGCGCGAGCGTCGAAGGACGCGCGATCAATCTAATCGCCTATGATCAGGCGACCGATTTCACCGTCGAATCTTGGCTGCCCGCGGGGGAGAGACCCGTGGCGGCGACGGGGGGCCTGCTTGTTGGGGAGCGGGTCGCGCTGAAGACCGGCGAAGCCCTGACGATTTGCGGTCGGTCGCTGGTCGTGATGGGAAGATTGGGCCGAACCGGCGTGGGGCCCTTTGATGAATCTTATTTCATCACCTTTTCCGCGCTCGACGAACTTGTCGCCGCCGCGATCCGGGCGCGCCCTGCGAGCGTCCCTGTTCATCCGCCCGCGACTTCGCCTTCGGAAGGGGTTGACGCGACGCATCATGATCACGCCGCAGGACGGGCCGAATGCCTTCCGTCAATCGCGCAGGATCGTGTCTCTGCGTTTCTCCTGCAACTGTCGCCCGGCGCCTCGGCGGAGCAAGCGCGTTTCGCCATTGGACAGATCCCGGCGATCAAAATCGTCACGGGCAATCCGATCTTCACCGCCGCGCGCCAATCGCTTGGCAGTCTCTTCTGGGGCGTGGCGATTTTTGCAGGCTTGCTGATGCTGGCGATATTCTTTCTCGTGTCGTTGTTGTTTTCCGCCATCGTCCAGGAGCGCTATCGCGAAATCGGCGTGCTGCGCGCCATGGGCGCGCGGCCAGCGCAGATCATATCGATCACCCTGATCGAGGCTGGGCTCATCACAGGCTTTGGCGGCCTGTTAGGCGTCGGCGCGGGTTTCTCGCTGATTTTCGTTTTTGCCCGTTCTCTCGGCTTTTATTTTTCGTCCCTCGGCGTGCCCTTCGAGGCCCCGCCTGCGGGGGTCATATGGATCGCGGCGGGCGCGGCCGCGCTCTGCGGCGTTACGATCGGCGTCGGAGGGGCTTTCGTCGCCGCTTGGCGCACACGGCGTCTTGAGCCCTACGCGATGATCCAGATGGAAAGCGCGCGATGA
- a CDS encoding ABC transporter ATP-binding protein — MILSATGLRKHYGGDPGVDAVISADLIVGAGEFVSVVGRSGSGKSTLLAMVGGLTPPTAGRVQLAGDEIWDLPEAQLADVRRERIGFVFQFQSLLPNLRAIDNVALPALLGDDVTPECAYARAQGLLARVGLSDRMTAFPGQMSGGEQRRVVIARALINEPQLLLGDEPTSDLDEETEEEIFALLDNLRREENFAMALVTHNHALAQRADRMFEMRQGILLPSDEPRAFVAAPIRYVEPTAKKTPAPVGAVADGARDFDKLGKTLWATAGRIFAAAALLFVIASVANYGVARYQQYELDAGRQRLAALEELATSTLQSDIASITQLGEGRYEVTIYLENTKAEQPIYVMSPSVQGFVQVGVGWQEAPLTPVDDATAAVLKVTGRQLYRFIFEARLTKFTELLPHYMHVRFSNNMLVSPESTPTNELFQRVDNYYVYLKPDNVDDATIAKDVRFPGPPPLWIWMPPH, encoded by the coding sequence ATGATTCTTTCCGCCACGGGTTTGCGGAAGCATTACGGCGGCGATCCTGGCGTGGACGCGGTGATCTCTGCCGATTTGATCGTTGGCGCAGGCGAGTTCGTGTCGGTCGTCGGACGTTCCGGCTCCGGTAAATCGACGCTGCTCGCCATGGTCGGCGGGCTGACGCCGCCGACGGCAGGCAGGGTTCAACTCGCGGGGGACGAGATCTGGGATCTTCCCGAGGCGCAGCTTGCCGATGTCAGGCGGGAGCGCATCGGTTTCGTCTTTCAGTTCCAGAGTCTCCTTCCCAATCTTCGGGCCATCGACAATGTCGCCTTGCCGGCCCTTCTGGGTGACGACGTGACGCCAGAATGCGCCTATGCGCGCGCGCAAGGCCTTCTCGCCCGCGTGGGCCTGAGCGATCGGATGACAGCCTTCCCAGGACAGATGTCCGGCGGCGAGCAGCGTCGCGTCGTGATCGCTCGAGCTTTGATCAATGAACCGCAATTGCTTCTTGGGGACGAACCGACAAGCGATCTCGACGAGGAGACGGAAGAAGAGATCTTCGCGCTGCTCGACAATTTGCGACGAGAGGAAAATTTCGCCATGGCGCTCGTCACGCATAACCATGCGCTTGCGCAACGCGCTGATCGCATGTTCGAGATGCGGCAAGGAATTCTCCTTCCGAGCGACGAACCGCGCGCCTTCGTCGCTGCGCCGATCCGCTACGTTGAACCGACCGCGAAAAAAACGCCCGCGCCGGTCGGCGCCGTTGCAGACGGCGCTCGCGATTTCGACAAACTCGGCAAGACGCTGTGGGCGACAGCGGGACGCATCTTCGCCGCCGCGGCGCTGTTGTTCGTCATTGCGTCTGTGGCAAATTACGGCGTGGCGCGCTACCAGCAGTATGAACTGGACGCCGGTCGGCAGCGACTCGCCGCGCTCGAAGAACTTGCGACCTCCACCCTGCAGAGCGACATCGCGTCAATTACGCAGCTTGGCGAGGGCCGTTATGAGGTGACGATTTATCTGGAGAACACAAAGGCCGAACAACCCATTTACGTCATGTCGCCGAGCGTGCAGGGTTTCGTGCAGGTTGGAGTCGGCTGGCAGGAAGCGCCGCTCACGCCGGTCGACGACGCGACCGCCGCGGTGCTGAAAGTCACAGGCCGGCAGCTCTACCGCTTCATCTTTGAGGCCCGCCTCACGAAATTCACCGAATTATTGCCGCACTACATGCATGTGCGCTTCAGCAACAACATGCTTGTCAGTCCCGAGAGCACGCCCACGAATGAGTTATTTCAGCGCGTCGATAATTATTATGTCTATCTGAAACCGGACAATGTCGACGACGCCACGATCGCGAAAGATGTCCGATTTCCCGGGCCGCCTCCGCTCTGGATCTGGATGCCGCCGCACTGA
- a CDS encoding YkgJ family cysteine cluster protein: protein MSGDISPSAFFKAASNAFSETISSRGARPELVALLCAQAFDSFTQNVALQATGAPALACQGECAACCRLRVVATAPEIFLLARFISVNAAAFRERGIMLGKRIADADRAVGGLSEEQRLTAQHACPLIEGELCLAYKIRPLACRGHAAFDKALCLAAVRGEAVEAPISTPHLVVRSLVQNALMAALRRAGLAWGLYEVNRALNCALSAPNALEQWISGEDPLTNARIPDFDLIEAAAILDAAATA from the coding sequence ATGAGCGGAGATATCAGCCCTTCCGCCTTCTTCAAGGCCGCGTCGAACGCCTTCAGCGAGACGATAAGCTCGCGCGGGGCGCGCCCAGAGCTTGTCGCGCTGCTCTGCGCGCAAGCTTTTGACAGCTTCACGCAGAACGTCGCCCTTCAGGCGACAGGCGCGCCAGCGCTCGCCTGTCAGGGAGAATGCGCGGCCTGTTGCCGCCTTCGCGTCGTCGCGACGGCGCCGGAAATATTCCTGCTCGCGCGCTTCATTTCCGTCAACGCCGCCGCCTTTCGGGAGCGTGGCATAATGCTCGGAAAGCGCATCGCCGACGCCGATCGGGCCGTTGGCGGGCTGTCCGAAGAACAGCGACTGACCGCCCAGCATGCCTGCCCGCTGATCGAAGGCGAATTATGCCTCGCCTATAAAATTCGTCCGCTTGCTTGCCGCGGTCATGCGGCCTTCGACAAGGCGTTATGCCTTGCGGCGGTGAGAGGCGAAGCCGTTGAAGCGCCGATCTCCACGCCGCATCTCGTTGTCCGCAGCCTCGTTCAGAACGCCTTGATGGCGGCGCTGCGGCGCGCGGGACTGGCTTGGGGACTTTACGAGGTCAACAGAGCTCTTAATTGCGCGCTCTCCGCGCCAAATGCGCTCGAACAATGGATATCAGGCGAAGATCCTTTGACGAACGCGCGCATTCCCGACTTCGACCTTATCGAAGCTGCAGCGATTTTGGACGCCGCCGCCACCGCGTAG
- a CDS encoding hydrogenase accessory protein: MSPLLRRLIERARLPLVDELSLEAFLDGVSKERAQALLFLSGDGANRPETGDVAVVLPELLSHFSDRLRGAVIAPEAEERLRPRLHAYVSPSLVVMRGRVPVGVMPKIWDWADYIAKIEGFLDPCAPVLAGPKRPQVEISFRAGA, from the coding sequence ATGTCGCCTTTGCTGCGGCGCCTGATCGAACGGGCGCGGCTGCCGCTCGTGGATGAGTTGAGCCTCGAAGCGTTTCTCGACGGCGTGTCTAAGGAGCGCGCGCAGGCCCTGCTGTTCCTTTCCGGCGATGGCGCGAATCGTCCCGAGACCGGCGATGTCGCGGTCGTGCTGCCCGAACTGTTGTCGCATTTTTCGGATCGCCTGCGCGGCGCCGTGATCGCCCCCGAAGCCGAAGAAAGACTGCGTCCGCGGCTTCACGCCTATGTGTCGCCAAGTCTCGTCGTCATGCGGGGACGCGTGCCCGTCGGCGTCATGCCGAAAATCTGGGACTGGGCCGATTACATCGCGAAGATCGAGGGTTTTCTCGACCCTTGCGCGCCTGTGCTCGCCGGACCGAAAAGGCCGCAGGTCGAGATTTCTTTCAGAGCGGGAGCCTGA
- a CDS encoding hydrogenase expression/formation protein — protein MKAGFWAAPEGADEAMPVEPIGLDDVFSAGLSLRLGSLANKKSEDLVRRCAGVGSLLLELAEALALQKAEEQGRLFDITDRTADERELLDQALGAGEVSGVVALPEGVTAQIAESTMAGLWRVRFSDANDRLVGDYLEVSDIPEIVKRAAIVNARDVSFGEAPEGAMNVMPLLAEIRARVAAFTPGAKSHIINFMLFPMAPEDMGFLQASLGEGPVGLLSRGYGKCRVHATATRHVWSVQYFNAMDEIILDTLEIGGVPVVALAATEDFRDSSERLREIYEAYFQ, from the coding sequence GTGAAAGCAGGATTTTGGGCGGCCCCCGAAGGCGCGGACGAGGCGATGCCGGTCGAGCCGATCGGCCTCGACGACGTTTTTTCCGCGGGCCTCAGTCTACGTCTCGGCAGTCTTGCGAATAAAAAGTCGGAAGACCTCGTTCGTCGTTGCGCCGGCGTTGGAAGCCTTCTCCTCGAACTCGCGGAGGCGCTCGCCCTTCAGAAGGCGGAAGAGCAGGGTCGTCTCTTTGACATTACCGATCGCACCGCGGACGAGCGCGAACTCCTCGACCAGGCGCTCGGCGCGGGCGAGGTGAGCGGCGTCGTCGCGTTGCCGGAGGGTGTCACGGCGCAAATCGCGGAATCGACCATGGCCGGCCTCTGGCGCGTGCGCTTCAGCGACGCCAACGATCGGCTCGTCGGCGATTATCTTGAGGTCAGCGACATTCCCGAGATCGTTAAGCGCGCGGCGATCGTCAATGCGCGCGACGTTTCCTTTGGCGAAGCGCCCGAAGGCGCCATGAACGTCATGCCGCTCCTCGCGGAAATTCGCGCGCGCGTCGCGGCCTTCACGCCGGGCGCCAAGTCTCACATCATCAATTTCATGCTGTTTCCGATGGCGCCGGAAGACATGGGCTTCCTGCAGGCTTCGCTCGGAGAGGGGCCTGTCGGCCTCCTGTCGCGCGGCTACGGCAAGTGCCGCGTTCATGCGACGGCGACGCGCCACGTCTGGTCGGTGCAATATTTCAACGCCATGGACGAGATCATTCTCGATACGCTCGAAATCGGCGGCGTGCCTGTCGTCGCTTTGGCGGCGACCGAGGATTTTCGTGATTCGAGCGAGCGGCTCCGCGAAATCTATGAGGCCTATTTCCAATGA
- a CDS encoding rubredoxin: MSFENFDAPRDVSANAKMECGVCWHVYDPSLGDDVWQIPPGVSFSALPADWRCPNCDAPLAKFMRLVDERDG; encoded by the coding sequence ATGAGCTTCGAGAATTTCGATGCGCCTCGCGATGTGAGCGCCAATGCAAAAATGGAATGCGGCGTGTGCTGGCATGTCTATGATCCCTCGCTTGGCGACGACGTCTGGCAGATTCCGCCTGGCGTATCCTTCAGCGCATTGCCCGCGGATTGGCGCTGTCCGAATTGCGATGCGCCGCTGGCGAAATTCATGAGGCTCGTCGATGAGCGCGATGGTTGA
- the hybE gene encoding [NiFe]-hydrogenase assembly chaperone HybE, whose product MSAMVDAARAAAATLAGALLADHYRRVHEAMRDLPICNPALEIEAIGFRPYGGHAVGVILTPWFMNLMICAADAEELPPKAPGETAYWPLTAGRVGFVVGWLEGFGRVDSCSLFSPMDDFADHAAARAVAVAALDELFDPALADARAAATRRPALLDRRSLIFGAKRDETHVAP is encoded by the coding sequence ATGAGCGCGATGGTTGATGCCGCGCGCGCAGCGGCGGCGACACTCGCCGGCGCGCTGCTCGCCGATCACTACCGGCGCGTCCATGAAGCGATGCGCGATCTGCCGATCTGCAATCCGGCGCTGGAGATAGAAGCGATCGGCTTCCGGCCCTATGGGGGCCACGCGGTCGGCGTCATTCTCACGCCCTGGTTCATGAACCTTATGATCTGCGCAGCGGACGCCGAGGAGCTCCCGCCGAAGGCTCCAGGCGAAACGGCCTATTGGCCGCTGACTGCCGGGCGCGTGGGCTTTGTCGTTGGATGGCTCGAAGGCTTCGGCCGCGTCGACAGCTGCTCGCTCTTTTCTCCGATGGACGATTTTGCTGATCACGCCGCGGCGCGCGCCGTCGCCGTCGCCGCGCTCGACGAATTGTTCGATCCCGCTTTAGCGGACGCACGCGCCGCGGCGACGCGGAGACCCGCGTTGCTGGATCGGCGTTCGCTTATTTTCGGCGCGAAGCGCGACGAAACGCATGTCGCGCCATGA
- a CDS encoding nickel-dependent hydrogenase large subunit, with product MSELPEMSTSIGVEVTRIEDRVEEAKVTPRRQVDATRILYGKAASDAPSLIGSVFTLCAASQRIASEAAMAAAQSRPTPDALRWRWRRMLYAERIAEHLRASLLDWPGEKSDPRRLAHLPALRKALWAARAAGEGHDNSLHAALKEAACEVGAPLEAGRNPTAWFAELWRDALQYAQIAPWLSGVDFLAIDDVESVHLALCERNADFLARPHLPGRVVETGPFARQFAYLRRNVGLLAARLQARFHDIAQALEALASRELLAGEGDLVVAGSRRLGEGFAMVDSPRGFLFHRVEIDASGTVTTYDILAPTEWNFHPSGPFAQALAATKLDVAEPRRFVATLAALFDPCASCDIRLREALHA from the coding sequence ATGAGCGAGTTACCGGAGATGTCCACGAGCATTGGCGTCGAGGTGACGCGCATCGAGGATAGGGTGGAAGAGGCGAAGGTCACGCCGCGACGACAAGTCGACGCCACGCGAATTCTCTATGGGAAGGCGGCGAGCGACGCGCCGAGTCTGATCGGCTCGGTCTTCACCCTCTGCGCCGCCTCGCAGCGCATCGCAAGCGAAGCGGCGATGGCGGCGGCGCAGTCGCGACCCACGCCTGACGCCTTGCGTTGGCGTTGGAGACGCATGCTCTACGCCGAGCGCATCGCCGAACATTTGCGCGCGAGTCTGCTGGATTGGCCCGGCGAGAAAAGCGACCCCCGTCGTCTTGCGCATCTGCCGGCCTTGCGCAAGGCGCTGTGGGCCGCCCGCGCGGCTGGAGAAGGGCATGACAATTCTCTCCACGCCGCTTTGAAGGAGGCGGCATGCGAAGTCGGCGCGCCGCTTGAAGCGGGTCGGAATCCTACAGCCTGGTTCGCTGAGTTATGGCGAGACGCCCTGCAATATGCGCAGATCGCGCCTTGGTTGAGCGGCGTCGACTTTCTAGCAATTGACGACGTAGAGTCCGTGCATCTCGCCCTATGTGAGCGAAACGCCGATTTTCTCGCCCGCCCGCATCTGCCGGGGCGCGTCGTCGAAACCGGGCCCTTCGCGCGTCAATTCGCTTACCTGCGCCGCAATGTCGGACTGCTCGCGGCAAGGCTTCAGGCGCGCTTCCACGACATTGCCCAGGCTCTGGAAGCGTTGGCGAGCAGGGAGCTCTTGGCGGGCGAGGGAGATCTCGTCGTTGCAGGTTCGCGTCGGCTTGGCGAAGGATTCGCCATGGTGGACTCGCCACGTGGATTTTTGTTCCATCGCGTCGAAATCGACGCATCGGGCACCGTGACGACATATGATATTCTTGCGCCGACGGAATGGAACTTCCATCCCTCCGGGCCTTTCGCCCAAGCGCTTGCGGCGACTAAGCTCGACGTCGCCGAGCCCCGGCGGTTTGTCGCCACGCTTGCGGCATTGTTCGATCCCTGCGCATCCTGCGATATCAGACTTCGCGAGGCGCTGCATGCATGA
- the hypA gene encoding hydrogenase maturation nickel metallochaperone HypA, which yields MHEMSLMEALIDLAEEEARKADARRIAVLRVAVGALSHVDPHALRFCFDAVVRGSMCEGAALDLLDVPGAGWCLDCGTEVALAERFGACPECGRHRVQMTRGDDFRLIELEVA from the coding sequence ATGCATGAAATGTCGCTGATGGAAGCCCTCATCGATCTCGCCGAGGAGGAAGCACGCAAGGCCGACGCGCGCCGCATCGCCGTCCTGCGCGTCGCCGTCGGCGCGCTGAGCCATGTCGATCCGCACGCCTTGCGCTTTTGCTTCGACGCCGTGGTTCGCGGCTCGATGTGCGAGGGCGCCGCCCTAGATTTGCTGGATGTTCCGGGCGCGGGCTGGTGTCTCGATTGCGGCACGGAAGTCGCGTTGGCCGAGCGTTTCGGGGCTTGTCCCGAATGCGGACGCCATCGCGTTCAAATGACGCGCGGCGACGATTTTCGCCTCATCGAACTGGAGGTCGCCTGA
- the hypB gene encoding hydrogenase nickel incorporation protein HypB: protein MCTVCGCGTSVVEDKDKAQKRDAQAHDHAAHGHHHHHLHDHGHDHDHGHRHDHEHHDHCHDHGGASHGDDSIDYGAGLAGVHAPGLSQERIVKIERDILSKNDAYARENRHRLAANGNFALNFVSSPGSGKTSLLVRAIEDLKARREIVVIEGDQQTSNDAERIRATGARALQINTGKGCHLDAHMVGHAIDTLAPEKNALLFIENVGNLVCPSAFDLGEAHKVVVLSVTEGEDKPLKYPDMFAAADLMLLNKADLLPHLDFDVGACIAAALTVNPDLQTLVVSARSGEGMQAFYAWIEARAARMAVAE, encoded by the coding sequence ATGTGCACTGTCTGCGGTTGCGGAACGAGCGTCGTCGAAGACAAGGACAAGGCCCAAAAGCGCGACGCTCAGGCGCATGATCACGCCGCCCATGGCCATCATCATCACCATTTGCATGATCACGGTCATGACCACGACCACGGTCATCGTCATGACCATGAACATCACGATCATTGTCATGACCATGGCGGGGCGAGTCATGGCGACGACTCGATCGATTACGGCGCGGGACTAGCCGGCGTTCATGCGCCCGGCCTCAGCCAGGAGCGCATCGTCAAGATCGAGCGCGACATTCTGTCGAAGAACGACGCCTATGCGCGCGAAAACCGTCATCGCCTCGCGGCGAACGGCAATTTCGCGCTGAATTTCGTTTCCAGTCCTGGCTCAGGAAAAACCAGTCTTCTCGTGCGCGCGATCGAGGATTTGAAGGCGCGACGCGAGATCGTCGTGATCGAAGGCGACCAGCAAACCTCGAACGACGCGGAGCGCATTCGCGCGACCGGCGCGCGCGCCTTACAGATCAACACCGGCAAGGGCTGCCACCTCGACGCACATATGGTCGGACACGCGATCGATACGCTCGCGCCGGAAAAGAATGCGCTGCTCTTCATCGAGAATGTCGGAAATCTTGTCTGTCCGTCGGCCTTCGATCTTGGCGAAGCGCATAAGGTCGTCGTGCTGTCGGTGACGGAAGGCGAGGACAAGCCGCTCAAATATCCAGACATGTTCGCCGCCGCCGATCTGATGCTGCTCAACAAGGCCGATCTTCTACCGCATCTCGATTTCGATGTCGGCGCTTGTATCGCGGCGGCGCTCACGGTCAATCCCGATCTGCAGACGCTTGTCGTTTCGGCGCGAAGCGGCGAAGGCATGCAGGCCTTCTACGCCTGGATCGAAGCGCGCGCCGCGCGCATGGCGGTCGCGGAGTAA
- the hypF gene encoding carbamoyltransferase HypF, protein MAQADAVQAATQRLRVRVRVRVRGAVQGVGFRPFVYDLATRMRLDGFVKNDAAGVLLEVQGERIDAFLDALSRRPPPLARVDAIEVEEVAPRESSSFVILDSVDGSTETRIVPDAAICEDCLDDLFNPASRFYLHSFIACTHCGPRYTLTRRLPYDRARTTMAPFAMCPDCARDYRDPANRRFHAEPLCCPACGPKLSSSPAEIVAALRAGKIVATKGIGGFHLMCDARNGATVEELRRRKARDAKPFAVMAANVSSVATIARGMEQEFALLQDRARPIVLMQGRGVLAEAVAPRLNRIGVMLPYTPLHHLLFHAAAGAPATRSWGDAPQELVLVATSANPGGDPLVKDDEEAQERLAAIADLIVTHDREIVTRIDDSVMSVVAGAPAFLRRARGFAPEPIELGGDGPCVVAAGAHLKATITVTRGREAFVSQHIGDLSNAATGRFYRETAQRLVDILDVTPEIVACDLHPDYFSTRWAEEQGLPLFRAQHHAAHLAAVLAEHRIEAPALGFALDGHGLGDAGQSWGGELMRLDGASWRRLGGLAPLPAPGGDRAAREPWRMGVGALAKLGRLDAAARLFAHEPRALEMASLIAQGYAPPVTSSLGRLFDAAAALLGFSTRQRYEAQAAMEMEALVVTPRAMEGGFRLAGDELDFSPLLGALADRRMSPREGAELFHGALIEGLAQFVARAATAQRLDIVALGGGCMANRILAEGLTTHLGMLGLRPLLARKLPPNDGGLSLGQAAMARAFAQSRIPKELVLCV, encoded by the coding sequence ATGGCTCAAGCGGACGCCGTGCAAGCCGCCACGCAGCGCCTGCGGGTGCGCGTGCGGGTGCGCGTGCGCGGCGCCGTGCAGGGCGTCGGCTTTCGGCCTTTCGTCTATGATCTTGCGACGCGCATGCGGCTCGACGGCTTCGTCAAGAATGACGCGGCCGGCGTCCTGCTCGAAGTTCAGGGCGAGCGTATCGACGCTTTCCTCGATGCACTATCACGCCGCCCGCCGCCGCTCGCGCGCGTCGACGCCATTGAAGTCGAAGAAGTCGCGCCGCGCGAATCTTCGAGCTTCGTCATTCTCGACTCGGTCGATGGTTCAACCGAGACGCGCATCGTTCCCGATGCGGCGATTTGCGAAGACTGTCTCGACGACCTCTTCAATCCGGCGAGCCGCTTTTATCTCCATTCCTTCATCGCCTGCACGCATTGCGGGCCGCGCTACACGCTGACGCGGCGGCTGCCCTATGATCGCGCGCGGACCACCATGGCGCCCTTCGCCATGTGTCCCGATTGCGCGCGCGATTATCGCGATCCGGCAAACCGGCGCTTTCACGCCGAGCCCCTCTGCTGTCCGGCCTGCGGACCAAAGCTCTCGTCTTCGCCGGCGGAGATCGTCGCGGCGCTGCGGGCCGGCAAGATCGTCGCGACGAAGGGAATAGGCGGCTTTCATTTGATGTGCGATGCGCGAAACGGCGCAACGGTAGAGGAACTGCGCCGTCGCAAGGCGCGGGACGCCAAACCCTTCGCGGTCATGGCGGCCAATGTCTCCTCCGTCGCGACGATCGCGCGCGGCATGGAACAGGAATTCGCTTTGCTTCAGGATAGGGCGCGGCCCATCGTGCTGATGCAAGGTAGAGGCGTCCTGGCGGAGGCCGTCGCCCCGCGCCTCAATCGCATCGGCGTCATGCTGCCCTATACGCCACTTCATCATCTTCTTTTCCATGCGGCGGCGGGGGCGCCTGCGACGCGGTCATGGGGCGATGCGCCGCAGGAACTCGTTCTCGTCGCGACAAGCGCCAATCCCGGCGGCGATCCGCTGGTGAAGGACGATGAGGAGGCGCAGGAGCGCCTCGCTGCCATCGCCGATCTGATCGTGACGCATGATCGCGAGATCGTGACGCGCATCGACGATTCAGTGATGAGCGTCGTCGCCGGCGCGCCGGCCTTTTTGCGCCGCGCGCGCGGCTTCGCGCCCGAGCCGATCGAACTTGGCGGAGACGGCCCCTGCGTTGTCGCCGCCGGCGCGCATCTTAAGGCGACGATCACGGTGACGCGTGGCCGCGAGGCTTTCGTCTCGCAGCATATCGGCGATCTCTCGAACGCCGCGACGGGGCGTTTCTATCGCGAGACGGCGCAACGGCTCGTCGATATTCTCGACGTGACGCCGGAGATTGTCGCCTGCGATCTCCACCCCGACTATTTTTCGACACGCTGGGCCGAGGAGCAGGGCCTCCCGCTCTTTCGCGCGCAGCACCATGCGGCGCATCTTGCGGCCGTTCTCGCGGAGCATCGCATCGAGGCGCCCGCGCTCGGTTTCGCGCTCGACGGGCATGGCCTTGGCGACGCGGGGCAATCCTGGGGCGGCGAATTGATGCGCCTCGACGGCGCGTCATGGCGACGTCTGGGAGGACTCGCGCCGCTCCCGGCGCCGGGCGGCGACCGCGCCGCGCGCGAGCCCTGGCGGATGGGAGTCGGCGCGCTCGCGAAGCTCGGGCGTCTCGACGCGGCGGCGCGACTCTTCGCGCATGAGCCGCGCGCGCTGGAGATGGCGAGCCTTATCGCGCAAGGATATGCGCCGCCCGTGACGAGCAGCTTGGGCCGCCTTTTCGACGCCGCCGCGGCGCTTCTGGGCTTCTCGACGCGCCAGCGCTATGAAGCGCAGGCGGCTATGGAGATGGAGGCGCTCGTCGTCACGCCGCGCGCGATGGAGGGGGGCTTTCGGCTCGCCGGCGACGAACTTGATTTCTCGCCGCTTCTTGGCGCGCTCGCCGACCGGCGCATGAGCCCTCGTGAAGGCGCGGAGCTTTTTCACGGCGCGCTCATCGAGGGCCTCGCGCAATTTGTCGCGAGGGCCGCGACGGCGCAGCGGCTCGATATTGTTGCGCTTGGCGGCGGCTGCATGGCGAACCGCATCCTGGCCGAAGGGTTGACGACGCACCTGGGAATGCTCGGTCTGCGGCCTCTGCTCGCACGAAAGCTGCCGCCGAACGACGGCGGTCTTTCGCTTGGCCAGGCGGCCATGGCGCGCGCCTTCGCGCAATCTCGAATTCCCAAGGAACTTGTTCTATGTGTCTAG
- a CDS encoding HypC/HybG/HupF family hydrogenase formation chaperone, whose product MCLAIPAQVMELLGDGMARIDMGGVSKAISVALVDDVAVGDFVVVHVGYALSRIDADEAERTLALLREAAAMETPS is encoded by the coding sequence ATGTGTCTAGCGATCCCCGCTCAAGTGATGGAGCTTCTCGGCGACGGCATGGCCCGCATCGACATGGGCGGCGTATCCAAGGCGATCAGCGTCGCGCTCGTAGATGATGTCGCGGTCGGCGACTTCGTCGTCGTTCACGTTGGCTACGCCCTGTCGAGGATCGACGCCGATGAGGCCGAGCGCACCCTTGCGTTGTTGCGCGAGGCTGCGGCGATGGAGACGCCGTCATGA